TGCTGGCCAGATGCCCAGCTGCCCAACGCAACACGGGGACTGGACAGGGCCTGAtgctggggccaggcctgggcaggacTGGGTCTGGGGCCCTGTccacgcccccaccccgggacccaGTGTCCCAGCAGGTGGCCAGAGAAGCATGGACCTGCTTTCTGGAGTGAGCCTGCCCCCTACAGGGCCCGGGCAGGACAGACACCCCATGGAGGAGGGCAGAAGTGCACTGGCCCATTGACCTGGGTGGAGCCTGGTAGAGAGGGAGGGGCCTGCTGCTCAGGGCGAGGACCAGGGTGGCAGGAGCAGCCGGGACTCTCACAGTAGCACAGCATCTCGCGACCTGCatggagcacctgctgtgtgccaggctcctCCCTCTGGAAACCGACCTGGCCCTGAGGCACCAGGACAGCACAGGATCATCTCGTGGTTGATTCCTTCGTCTCCTGGGCACAGGTGGCCAGGAGAGAGCCTCGTTTCTTCTCCAGATTCCTGGAGCTGAACACTTGACCCTTGACCAAGGGCCAGCCGCAGTCTTGGAAAGCGTGTTGGAACCAGTGATCCCAGCTCTCCCACGAGATGGGTCATTTAACCAGTCTGGGCCTCAGTCTTTCCAcatgtaaaatgggcacaatggTGCCAACTCATGGGATTGCAaagttgaaatgaaataaaggatGAAAGGAGCTTTGTCGAGCAGGAAGTGCCGGATGCACCCTACGTTCCCTTTCCTACTGTCCCTTTATTCCAGAGTCTCTTGCACTAACATGCGCTCATTCACAGACAGTCAAGAGCACGGAGATGAGCCAGATGCCATCGGGACAGGGCTGTTTCCTCACTCAGAAGCAGCGGCGTGAGCCTGGGGTGGGCGTGACACCTAGGCCACCCCCGTGGAGGAGCAACATTTATACATCTGCCCCCTCCTCGAGTGGCCGCCCCACGTAGATGATTAAGTTAAAGCTGAGTCCTAGACAGCAACGGGGTCCTcactccctgcctctcccaccccccaggccacagagctggggcCACGGCCTCCTTCTCCCAGCTCAGGGAGGCTTCCGCGGGCTTTGGCAGGAACACCTGCTCTTGGCCTGCCCTCCAGCTTCCCCAGGACTCCTGACGGGGCCAGAGGTCCTCAGGTGTGGCCCAGCGGCTTGGCGCCCTCCCCGGGGCCTGGGTGAAGGGCTCCCAGGCCAGATCGCCACTGGGCCAAGGGTGCAGCTCCTTTCACTGCTCCACGTGGGCGACTACCCTCACCCCCCACTGAGCTCCCCGAGACCCAGCCCAGGGCTATTTAGGGGCAGCTCTCTCCTTTTCTGAGCTGGTGCTACGGAGAAGGCATGGGGTCCGGACCCCAGGGTACCTGGACCAGCCAGGGCAGCTCGGGCTGAGGACGCAGGCCCCACTCTCAGTCCGGGGCAGGGGCTCCTTTCCCTCGTGCCCGCAACGCGACGAGCTTTCTTACCTCGCTCGCTCCCCACGGCTGtatctgcccctcccccactcctccaTTCAGCACGTGGACTGGGCCCCTGCAACATCCTAGGTATGAGGATGAGGATGACTATGAAACCATCCCTGCCCTGAAGGAACTCACAGGGCATGACCAGAGGTATCGTTTACAGAGCACGTGCTACATGCCAGGGAGTGTTCTGAGCACTTGACTTTCATTAACCCGAGAGGGAGGCAGCACTCAGCAGATGAGGAAGGGAGGCTCAGGAAGgctaagtcacttgcccagggtGCAAACAgagtaggtggcagagccaggacgcAAACCAGGTTACGGTGGCTCCAGAGCCTGCACTGTGGACCTGGCGCTCCGGTAATTGCTGGGACGGCTGAAGCGCAGGGGTCTGGCTGGGACCGGGGTAGGGCAGGGGGCGGCGGCGAAGACCAGAGAAGGGTGAGACCTGAGCTGAGCTCTGGAGATTATAATAATTTACGGTGGTGGGTATCTCCTTCATGGACTCCCTGAAGACACAGGCTGCCTTTTATTTGTCTCCTTTTCCCCCAGGATTCCATACAGCACCTGGTACACTGTGGGCACTCAGCAAATAGCTGCTGAATGAATAGGTTAACACAAAGGGTTAAGAGGTGTCGGGAGTGGGAGCAGGTCCTGTTTCTCTGTGATGCCTTCCTTAGCTCCCGGCACCATTCTGGGCATGTGAACTTGAACTGAGCCCCACCTCGTTCTGtagtgggggtgggcagggcctgggggggaTCTGGAATGGGTGGAGGGTGGACACCTTCCTTCTGGCTTGGCGAGCTGGGCTGGGCATGTCTGAGTGACCCCCATGTGAATAAGCCGACCACTCGTAGCCCACAAACGCGTGTgagcagggaaagagaagaaggtAGACAGTGAATGAGGACAGTAAACCACACAGGGGGCTGCAGAGGGGAGGGCGGGGGAATGAGAAGGGtgacaggggaggagggagatggcCAGGGTGCCAGAGCTCTACCTACCCTCTGGCCTCAAAGACGATGACAAAAATCAAATGGCACCTGACAGGCATTTCcccagttcattcattcatctcagCCTTTAATCCCCTGTGCTCCAGCCGGATGCCAGGCCCAAGAGGAGGAAGACACCGCCCTACCCCCTTAGAGCACACCATCAATGCTGGAGCAGGCGGGCACACATGTGTGAGCACCTAAGTGTGCCGCATGCCAGCCAAGTGCTGCAGAGGAGGAGGTGTTCATCCCGGTCTGAACTTCCAATAAAAGTTAGTCTCCAATACAATAAACACAGGGGTatggagagaaaggggaggaggaaggtcaGATCAGACTGGGGTCACTCGTTGAACCAGGGCCCCAGGATGCCCAGTCATGTGGCTGGCTGCCTCCCGCAGAGCAGTTTGGGATGGCAGGAccttggggtgggctggggaggccaGGACAGGAGCCAGAGCTGGAGTTCCCAGCGATTGCCCCTGCTGGAGTACGGAGCTTGGGAGCAGGgcgggaggccaaggaggaggctGTGGCCACAAACCCAGAGTTAGGACCAGGGAGGACGTTAAAGCTAAAGCAACATCCACAGGAAGGACTCGTGCAAGGGGTGAGGGGGAGAGGAGGCCAGAATGATTCCAGGGCTCCTGGCTCCGGTTTCCACATCCTCAAGGATGGGGACAAGGAAGGAGCTGATCTGGGAGAAGGACGGGAGCTCCTCTGCACGTGGGGATTGGAGGAGGTGGGGTCTGGTGCACAGTCGGGCTCGGGGGTCTGAAGCTGAGCGGGGCCCCGCGGGAGATTCAGGTTCAGGAGTCACCTGAACAGACAGGTAATTGTAACCCTGGTCATGTCCAGGATGGTCCAACGGGACCAcgaagagaaaagggaggagaaGGCCTATGCCAAAGTCCAGGGCATGTTGACATAGGGCGTCAGCAGGGAAAGAGGAGGCTGCACTTCGGAGCTGAGGCTTCCTGAGGGGCAGAGGACCGTgcagagagaagaaggagggggaCAGCAGGCCATGGAGCCTGCCAATGAGCGTTTGGAGTGGCAGGCCTTTGGGGTGGGCTGAGAAGACAGCAGGACGGGATGCCTCAGGCCAGAGTGGAGCCATCAGCCTGCAGGAAGCAGGGAGGCAGCAGGTTGGGGctgggcctctgtctccccaAGTCACCCCTTGACTGCCCCTTGCAGCCTCTGTACCTTTCCCCACATTTCCCACCACGTGACTCGCCTACAACCCCACTGCTGCCTTTGTCACTAGACGTCCCGCAGCACTGCTGAGCTGGCTAATGTGTCCCTGCACTGTCCTGGTGTGTTCCCTTAGTCCATGTTTGCTGGGCACCATCATGTAAGAGCTACCTGTGTCCTCTGTGTTTGTCATTTTTGCACCCATGTGCCTTGTGTCCTTCTTAGCTGTGCAGATCCCCAGGCCTGTCCTTGTCTGGGTTAGCGGCTCAGCCCAACTGTGCCCACCTCCCCCCCAACCCTAAATCAGGGCCTTAGCAGGGGCCACCCTCAGAAACCAGGCCAGAACCAAAAATACGTTTGCAAAAAGGCAGGAAACTTTATTgagttatcttttctttttagtagagaagttgagaaaccaaagagtaaccaggtgggggagggaagagaggggcagggagggtccaCCCAGGGGGAGCGTCAGGACGGCCCTAGGagcagagggcctgagccccccatcctTCATCCCCTCTCTTCTGCAGGGAACATCAGCTCTCTCCTCTGGGTGCTGCAGACAGAGGGAGGGGGTGCCAGGCAGATTTAAGACCTACTGACGTCGGCCATCGGAGGTGCGGCGAGCTGAGCCATTAGCAGCAATGCTGACGCTTCCTGGAAAACAGAGGAGACAAGATGCTCAGGTTAGAGAAGACCCACCTCAAGCCAGGTCAGGGACCCCAGGAAGGCTCACAAACTCCTAATTAGTCGGGTGTTGTGTTGATAGGGACTCTATTGTCCAAAGGTGGCTCTCTCCAAGACAGCCCAGTGGCTCCATGGGGCAGGGCCATCTACTTAGGAAAACAGCTGAGCCAAGGACCACCTGCCCAGtagctccctccttccctccccctgggAGCCCAGCACCCCCTGCCTCCCgtccccgccccaccccaagGAGCAGTGAGCCTAGCCCCGCCTCCCTGTGAGCTGTTTCCTTACCTCCTGCAGAGGTGAAGCCGGCTAtcctgggagagaggagagaagcaaCTGTGAGCAGAGGGTAAGGCCAGGACAGGAGCCCCTGCGTTGGACTCTCACTGAGCTGTGCTCCAGTTCAAGGGCAGCAGCATCAACTACCCGCcaggcctgtctgtctgtctgcctatCTCTCTGTCTGAGAGGCCTCAAGAGGAGAGATCATTGGCGCATTTGCCAGAAGCTCTGTCCTCCCTCTGGTTCACTCAACCCCTCCCCCGAGCCCACAAGGAAGGCCCAGTCTCTGCAAATGGCCTGAAGGCAGTTAAACCACCATAGACATAGCTTTGTTTGGCTGAGCTGAATCCaagctcatttttttcccaatattagTTGGTCCCTCCGCAGTCCCTATTCCTGCCCGTCCATTTCAGGGGCCTGAAAGAGAAAGTTTTTAAATGTCCCCACAGCCTGATTCAAGAGATCATCTTCAGGCTCAGACAGGTGACCATCCCCTCTCTGACACCAGTGGGCTGACCTCTGAGGCCCTGCCTGCTCTACGTTCTGcagagggaggctggagggacCTACTTGGCGTCCTGGCCCTCGAGCAGGCTGCGGTAGGTGGCGATCTCCTGCTCCAGCCGCGTCTTGATGTCCAGCAGCACCTTGTACTCCTGGTTCTGGCACTCCATCTCACTGCGCAGCTCGCTCAGCTGGGACTCGATGCTGCTGATGAGCCCCTGGATCTGCTGCAGCTGCAGGGCGTAGCGGCACTCCGTCTCCGCCAGCGAGTTCTCCAGCCCCGCTTTCTGGTGGGGCGAGAGAGAAGATGTTACGGGGGAGCCAGGCCAGAGGGAGACCTGGAGGAGGTGGCCGCCGGGCAGGGGGCCGCAGGTGTACCATGCTCAGCTGGGACTGCAGCTCGATCTCCAGGCCCTGCAGCGTGCGCCTGAGCTCTGTGATCTCTGTCTTGCTGGTCTGGATCATGGCGGTGCTGGAAGTGACCTCCTTGTTCAGCTCTGCACTCTGGAATTCAAGCAGGAAGGAGGTGACGGAAGAGCTCAGCTAGAAGAGACTGACCAAGAGGCCGTGTCTGCCTGGCACCACCTGGCTACGTGGGGTGAGAGGGCCGGTACCTTGCTCTGGAACCACTCCTCCGCGTCCCGGCGGTTCCTCTCCGCCATGGCCTCGTACTGCTCCCTCATCTCCGCCAGCACGCGGGTCAGGTCGATGCCTGGGGTGGCGTCCATCTCCACGTTGACCTGGCCGACCACCTGGTTGCTGAACTCCTTCATCTCCTGTGGGGGGGAAAGGAAGCTGCATGAAACTCCTTGTCCTCCCCCTCCTTGGCTCTGAAAGCTGGTGGAGTGTTCTGGAAAGCGCTCCCAGGTCCCGCAGTGGAGGGCTCAGCCTAGCTGCAGCAGAGGGCCCCCCTTTCTCCCTGGAGGTGCCTTGGCCCATGGCAGGCCTGTGATTCCCCCCTCACCTCCTCATGGTTCTTCTTTATGTAGGCCAGCTCCTCGTTCAGACTCTCGATCTGCAACTCCAGGTCGGTCTTGGACAGGGTCAGCTCGTCCAGCACGCGGCGCAGGCCATTGATGTCAGCCTCCACGCTCTGACGCAGGGTCAGCTCGTTCTCATGCCTGaaatagtggggaaaaaaacattttttgcaaaAGCAAGACATGGGTGATATTAGACACTCCCCGTACCTCTGCACGGGACTCTGCTGCTTCTCCAAGACCTTCACTCTCGGGGTGCTCCAATTCCATTGACCAGAGGAGCATTTGCCTAAGCTAAGAGCCTGCTGGGAAAGGAGAATGAGGGAAACAAACTCACTTGAGCCTGAAGTCATCCGCAGCCAACCTGGCATTGTCGATCTCCAGGATGACCCGGTTGTTGTCAATGGTGGCAGCCAGGATCTACAAAATACAGAAGAAGGTGACCTCTTGCAGGGGTCCACATGTCTGGGGAGGAGGACTGAGAAAACACGGCAGGACTGGTTCTCGTGggaccctgcctcctccctgtcctGCGAGCCGGGACAAGGCACTTCCCTCTTCTACGCGGTGAGAGTGGGGCTGGCCAGCCTGTCCCATCGCCCCAGCATTCTATGTGTGGCCCTGAAAGGGAAGATCCAGGACATGCCTTTCAGGGGAATGATAGCCGAGAACATCTCGGGTTAGTCATGTCTCGGCAGCATCAGGCCAGCAACCTCTGGGGGCCCCTGTCTTGAGAGCCTCCTCCTGGAAGTCAGAAGGGACTCGGCTTGGCTCCACATTGCATGACAACGTCCCTGGAGCAGGCCTCCCAGCTGAGCACAGGGGAAATCCAACAGCTATTCCCACCCATCCAAATCTCTAGTCCCAACTTTTATATCTCAAAGCATTTGAAACCCACCCCACAGGGCTGGGACTCAGCCCCCGCTGGTGGATTTCTGTTCCGACAGGCTGGTACGCAGCGTAAGGGGCAGGCCTCGGTGGACAGGAGCCAGGCTCTGGGCCACCCgagcctctgcctccctccctctgccaccgCCAATTAGGAATTACAGTTTCAACGGGTGCCCTACAAAATAAACAGTTATTCCCAGAACAATGACTGAACatgtctccctttctctgttgATTTTAGTCATTCTTCATTGTAAAACTGTCATGTTTCCAAATAACTCAGTGGGCTAGGATTATAGAGATCGAGTCACTAATAACATAACTGTTTGGAAAGCAGTAAAACTTTTTGACATGATTAAGAACAATGAAAGCAAATAGTGGGACAACATGCATCTGGGAAGCTGTGGCACGAGAAAGCCCATGAGCAGAGACTCTGCAGTAAAAGATTAGAATTTTCCCCTGCAAGAAGGGTGCGAATTCCATCCACACCTGCTCTCTGTGACGCAGCATTTCCTGGCCTCCGAGGCTGTGCCCTGCCCTGAGGacccctgcttagcttccaagggCTCACCTTGTCCCGGAGCTCTTCGATGGTCTTGTAGTAGTGGCTGTAGTCTCGCTCGGGGCTGCTCGGGGCCTGCTTCTGGTACCAGTCACGGATCTTCACCTCCAGCTCAGTGTTGGCCTCCTCCAGGGCGCGCACCTTGTCCAGGTAGGAGGCCAGGCGCTCGTTGAGGTTCTGCATGGTGATCTTCTCATTGCCGGAAAGGAGACCACCATCGCCACCACCAAAACCACCAGCAAAGCTACCACCAAAACCCCCACCAAAGCTACCACCAAAACCCCCACCAACGCCAGCTCCAAAGCCTCCACCAAAGCCACTACCAGCCCCTCCACCAAAGCCACAGCTCACGCCACCCCCGTATCCCCCGGCTGAGCCGCCAGAGACAAACCGGCTTGAACAGGAAGAGACACCGCGGCCTCCCCCCAGCTGGCAAGAGCCACCCCCGAAACCACCTCCATAGCTGGCGGAGGAACTCTGCAGGCGAACGCTCATGGCGAGAGGGGGATTGAGATCAGGTGCAGAGAGAAGCTTGGCTTGGCTTGGCTTGGGCCGAGGATGGTGGCTCTTCCCTGGAGTGGATGCCTTTTATACACCTCCGTGGGGGCTGGAcgtcttctctcctcccttccccaccctctgaCTTGCTGCCAACTGCACTTCTGATTCCCACAGCCCAGTTACCTCTGCTCTCCAGGGTGGGTTGTGCCTTTTGGGGGTGGCTTTTTTCTAATCCTCAACAAAAGAGATGATTCAGAGGGGACAGCGTTCTGCCCGCAATTGCCCTTTTGACAGCTGCATTCTGTGCTCCCTCTCCGCTTAAGGAGCTCACCCTGCAGGCTCTCGGCCCCACCCAGTATTAGCATGGGGACCGAGCTGCGAAGGTCTGCCAAGGAGCCTCTGCCAAGGGAAGGGTGGCCGCAGAGTGGCCCTGTGCTTTGCAAGATCACCGCAGCCCTTgacctccctttcttctctccctaaaACTGCTGAAGATGTTCTGGATCCTTCCTAGCTCTTCATCCACACCAGCACTCCCAACGACTCTGGTGACAAACTGCTTGGTCTTGTAGAACAAACTGCCTTGAAAGTGTTTTGCCCAAGAAAGAAACAGCCCCAAGACTATCAGGAAAAGTCACAGTGACAGGGACCTTAGGGGGTCTTCAGGACACTCAAgcacagctggggaaactgaggcatggaaagaCGAAGCCGCCTTGCACATTATAATAGCCAGTATTCTCAGGGCTCTTACCGTAGGCAGCCTCTGGGCCAAGTCCTTCACACTCCCCGTCCCATTTCATCTTTGCAACAGCCCCTTGCGGTGGGTCCTACTATTGTCTCTCTTCCACACATGAGGAAAATGAGCCTTAGGACTGAAACCCAAATCTGGCTCTGTCTGACACTGAGGttcattttaagtatatttttcacACTATAAAATGTATACGTCACGTGTCCTGCTTGTGTCTTTTGGCCCATGCATGGCCTGTGTACCCACCACCCAACACACTTCCTACACTCCATAAAGCTCCTTGTACCTTTCCCAGCCAATTGCCGACACCCCACACACCTGACATAACCACTGACAGCCTCTGTCACCATAGCCCAGCTCCGAGGTTCTCAGCCAGGGGCTACtttgctccccaggggacatttgacaatgtctaaagacattttggttgtcCAGGGATGGGgctaaacaccctacaatgcacaggaccgttcccacaacaaagaatcatcGGGCCCAAAATGTGAGGAGCGTCAAGGTTGAGGTGCCCTAGATCAGTGTGACCTGTGGTTTCGTCACTCTGTCATACTAACCGCCGTAGCCGCACAGCCGCGTCCGGAAGGCAGGTCTTGCAATAACCCGCACGGGGCCCCTTCTAGTGCCCCAGCCGTGTGAGGTGTTTGACTAAGAGGACACATAGGAGGATGCgtcccaggggctggggccagggtccCTTGGGATGTGGCTGAGAAACGCAAGGACTGTGTAGTGACCCTGCCAGGGGAGGCCTCACCATTCGGGCTGGATTCAGCAAGACCAGAAATGAGAGACCTGAGTCAGGGCTTTCTTGCCCTTTGTTTTCTGGGGTAGGGAAGTGGGCCTGTGTCTCACCCAGCCAGCATCTGCACCAGTGGGAAAGCCGGGGTGTCTGCCGCTGCCCAACAGCCCCCAACCCCACGGCAGTGCCAGGGATTCAGGCTGACCTCTgaccctgcccagccctcctgcctgAGGTGACAgctcagctctctctctctgaaaaggGGTGATTCAGCCCAAAGCAGGAGTGCTCAGGCTCTAGTAGAGGATCAAAACTGACAGCAAGGTGATTAATGGAACCTGCCAGGCCTGGGGTGACAATGCCCCAGTCCTCCCGGGGCTGACAAGCAGGTTCATGCCAACGCCTCTTAGAGTAACAATGCCGCAGATCCTCCAAAGCCCCGGTAGGACAAACATGGGTGGCCCATGGCATGTCTCCCCTAGGGGTCAGGGCACGGCCCCGCCCCTCCGCACGGGGACTCATGGTGCCTTGACACAAGAAAGCCTTCCTCCAACACGCGGGGAACCCCAGGGCCCACAGGACTAGGGGACACATGCCAGGCCCTCCTGGAGGAAGTGGGGCAGAGACCCAGCTCTCCTCTCCCGTC
The Eulemur rufifrons isolate Redbay chromosome 9, OSU_ERuf_1, whole genome shotgun sequence DNA segment above includes these coding regions:
- the LOC138391583 gene encoding keratin, type I cytoskeletal 13 isoform X1, with amino-acid sequence MSVRLQSSSASYGGGFGGGSCQLGGGRGVSSCSSRFVSGGSAGGYGGGVSCGFGGGAGSGFGGGFGAGVGGGFGGSFGGGFGGSFAGGFGGGDGGLLSGNEKITMQNLNERLASYLDKVRALEEANTELEVKIRDWYQKQAPSSPERDYSHYYKTIEELRDKILAATIDNNRVILEIDNARLAADDFRLKHENELTLRQSVEADINGLRRVLDELTLSKTDLELQIESLNEELAYIKKNHEEEMKEFSNQVVGQVNVEMDATPGIDLTRVLAEMREQYEAMAERNRRDAEEWFQSKSAELNKEVTSSTAMIQTSKTEITELRRTLQGLEIELQSQLSMKAGLENSLAETECRYALQLQQIQGLISSIESQLSELRSEMECQNQEYKVLLDIKTRLEQEIATYRSLLEGQDAK
- the LOC138391583 gene encoding keratin, type I cytoskeletal 13 isoform X2, with the protein product MQNLNERLASYLDKVRALEEANTELEVKIRDWYQKQAPSSPERDYSHYYKTIEELRDKILAATIDNNRVILEIDNARLAADDFRLKHENELTLRQSVEADINGLRRVLDELTLSKTDLELQIESLNEELAYIKKNHEEEMKEFSNQVVGQVNVEMDATPGIDLTRVLAEMREQYEAMAERNRRDAEEWFQSKSAELNKEVTSSTAMIQTSKTEITELRRTLQGLEIELQSQLSMKAGLENSLAETECRYALQLQQIQGLISSIESQLSELRSEMECQNQEYKVLLDIKTRLEQEIATYRSLLEGQDAK